A single Sutterella megalosphaeroides DNA region contains:
- a CDS encoding cyclic nucleotide-binding domain-containing protein has translation MRRFTDAWIDAVGLKRFAGPWSSPRGPRLPILPWIAVPLHPIIREFFETCGREVHFAPGEKFFPTTQVTHFITVTSGLTGRVAAVLDGRSGSGAMALSPAGRFAAGNLNWVTRRPAIGRYYALSQCTVRMIPHVDAEERILARDDANDFLRILYTQFELGNLSDRMAFSTLALLQAPLRLQAFFLAWSVFYGTIREEGGRHIVRMPSPGRRAHIEDVLSVSSVTMDKLSSHLHAEAAFERDGEFVTFDAAWLQEAHDWMRACDGDGVLYPRPRSVIDFLYGAQAGEYA, from the coding sequence ATGCGCCGCTTTACCGACGCGTGGATCGACGCCGTCGGGCTCAAGCGCTTTGCCGGGCCCTGGTCGTCGCCGCGCGGACCGAGACTTCCGATCCTTCCCTGGATTGCCGTACCGCTCCACCCGATCATTCGCGAGTTTTTCGAGACTTGCGGTCGGGAGGTGCACTTTGCGCCCGGTGAAAAGTTCTTTCCCACGACGCAGGTGACCCATTTCATCACGGTGACGTCGGGCCTGACGGGGCGTGTTGCGGCGGTCCTCGACGGTCGAAGCGGCTCGGGTGCGATGGCCCTTTCGCCCGCGGGGCGCTTTGCGGCGGGGAACCTGAATTGGGTGACGAGGCGTCCGGCGATCGGTCGCTACTATGCGCTTTCGCAGTGCACCGTGCGCATGATCCCGCATGTCGATGCGGAAGAGCGGATTCTTGCGCGCGACGACGCGAACGATTTTCTCCGCATTCTCTACACGCAGTTCGAACTCGGGAACCTCTCCGACCGCATGGCCTTTTCGACGCTTGCGCTTCTCCAGGCGCCCTTGCGTCTTCAGGCTTTTTTCCTTGCGTGGTCGGTCTTTTACGGCACGATTCGGGAAGAGGGCGGTCGACACATCGTTCGGATGCCCTCGCCCGGACGTCGGGCGCACATCGAAGACGTACTCTCGGTTTCTTCCGTCACGATGGACAAACTCTCTTCGCACCTGCACGCGGAAGCCGCCTTCGAGCGCGACGGGGAGTTCGTGACGTTCGACGCCGCGTGGTTGCAGGAAGCGCACGACTGGATGCGCGCCTGCGACGGGGACGGTGTGCTCTACCCGAGGCCCAGGTCCGTGATCGACTTTCTCTACGGCGCGCAAGCGGGCGAGTACGCGTGA
- a CDS encoding restriction endonuclease yields MTEFDTNDTDVKEELPENADYLTQLLDTLETASATERDKGTRFETLVRDWLRKEPTYSDLFTDVQTWKDWASSHPDLAVNARDIGIDLVGTNADGPGYTAIQCKLYARNASVPKAGIDSFLAASAKPFFTRRFLVATNEKWSENVANELHQQTIPVTLITRRELETSVVDWSEYLKSGRVVERPKRTPRPYQLNAIANVVKGFETSDRGKLIMACGTGKTFTSMKIAEESSIYPPPTRMLEVGSYFFSSPRSPFFLRRSPTGSSSARAV; encoded by the coding sequence ATGACCGAATTCGATACGAACGATACCGACGTCAAGGAAGAGCTGCCCGAGAACGCCGACTATCTCACGCAACTCCTCGACACGCTTGAAACTGCGAGTGCGACCGAACGCGACAAAGGCACGCGCTTCGAAACGCTCGTCCGAGACTGGCTTCGCAAGGAGCCCACCTATTCGGACCTCTTTACCGACGTGCAAACCTGGAAGGATTGGGCGTCGAGTCATCCCGACCTCGCCGTCAACGCACGCGACATCGGGATCGACCTCGTAGGCACGAACGCGGACGGCCCGGGCTACACCGCGATCCAGTGCAAGCTTTACGCGCGCAATGCGAGCGTCCCGAAGGCGGGCATCGACTCCTTCCTCGCCGCTTCGGCGAAGCCCTTCTTCACGCGCCGTTTTTTGGTGGCGACGAACGAAAAGTGGTCCGAAAACGTCGCGAACGAACTCCATCAGCAGACGATTCCCGTCACGCTCATCACGCGTCGCGAACTCGAGACGTCCGTCGTCGACTGGTCCGAGTACCTGAAGTCGGGCCGTGTGGTCGAACGCCCGAAGCGCACGCCCCGGCCCTATCAGCTGAACGCGATTGCCAATGTTGTCAAAGGGTTTGAAACCTCCGACCGCGGCAAGCTCATCATGGCCTGCGGTACCGGAAAGACCTTTACGTCAATGAAAATTGCAGAAGAATCAAGCATTTACCCCCCCCCCACCAGAATGCTAGAGGTCGGTTCGTACTTTTTCTCGTCCCCTCGCTCTCCCTTCTTTCTCAGACGCTCTCCGACTGGAAGCAGCAGTGCTCGTGCCGTCTGA
- a CDS encoding type ISP restriction/modification enzyme, whose amino-acid sequence MRIAPNAGKKRGYVILPVVTPPGLAGEDALNNNKEFDVVWQVLRALKSIDNEFGAAVDPQLGKINSDKIEVVSLTEKKLNKKPKASGATGPKGKRGSKPEGTTDTGDQGSLFERDEVFEEHIRSRILKRVGNRREWGDWAEDVGLFCEKQVAHIEKVLRESETSRAAFESFKKELKATLNGELSDKEIVDMLGQHVVTQPILDALFTIRDDTGNIIYEFSKHNPIARAMTAMVDSLDKDGMRTAASSLKDFYESVQIRMRNVKTAVERQTVIKDLFEKFFKAAFPKLQEKLGIVYTPVEVVDFINRSVADLMKQEFGTNLYDDGVHILDPFSGTGTFLARLMQSGLIPQDKLPKKFATELHGNEIVPLAYYVASMNLEGVFHELCPNQPYAPNNVMLWTDTFADHGNPDVFKTALGENNERLESLEKTDVRVILGNPPYSAGQKSQNDNNQNEHYESLDARIDETYSARTDVTLKKLKDSYIRAYRWASDRIGDKGIIGFVANASWLTSSSANGMRKCISEEFNSIYVYNLKGNQRTSKEQSRKEGGKIFGEGSRSAIAIVLLIKNPDHNGKEGIFYYEVDDYLSKAEKLEGLSRTGSMLNVPVRIIIPDEYGDWFEHREGTFSKYYPIFDSKSDVPAIFDEKIVGVSTNRDKWVWGSSTTQIAKNIDRIKESYTRALGVMKTSRTPSNKEKITEARAAVQGDIAWSCGLLRRLERFEAVSGFDLGKMRLAAYRPFVVQNLYYDRESFVERPGRWSQVFRDDFTKNLIICFNQNWTGEGQIVVMTNRIADLHFNGDTQCFPRWIPRVTDFAQGSLCLGYEDDDRESGFSKDALPHFQRAYPGHTITEDDLFYYIYGILHSEEYRTRYANNLIKELPRIPRVATYEQFRAFADAGRKLADLHVNYEHVAPYAGVKLVKKEGNADYRVEQMKWGKIPGKKGNAAKDKTRLVYNDWLTIENIPPEAQEYVVNTKSALDWVVERACVSVDKDSGIVNDFNDYAAEIGDPRYPLDLFLKVITVSLETVKIVKGLPALEIHPLDA is encoded by the coding sequence ATGCGCATCGCGCCCAACGCCGGTAAGAAGCGCGGCTACGTCATCCTGCCCGTCGTGACGCCGCCCGGGCTTGCGGGTGAAGATGCTCTGAACAACAACAAAGAATTCGACGTTGTTTGGCAGGTGCTCCGGGCCCTGAAGTCGATCGACAACGAGTTCGGTGCGGCGGTGGACCCGCAGCTCGGCAAGATCAACTCCGACAAGATCGAGGTCGTGAGCCTCACGGAAAAGAAGCTCAACAAAAAACCGAAGGCCTCCGGCGCAACCGGTCCGAAAGGCAAACGAGGGTCGAAGCCCGAAGGCACGACCGACACCGGAGATCAGGGGAGCCTTTTCGAACGCGACGAAGTGTTCGAAGAACACATCCGCAGCCGCATCCTGAAGCGCGTCGGCAACCGACGCGAGTGGGGCGACTGGGCCGAGGACGTGGGCCTCTTCTGCGAAAAGCAGGTCGCTCACATCGAGAAGGTCCTCCGCGAAAGCGAAACGTCCCGCGCGGCGTTCGAGAGTTTCAAGAAAGAACTGAAGGCGACGTTGAACGGCGAGCTTTCGGACAAAGAAATCGTCGACATGCTCGGACAGCACGTCGTGACGCAACCGATCCTCGACGCGCTCTTTACGATTCGCGACGACACGGGGAACATCATCTACGAATTCTCAAAGCACAACCCGATCGCCCGGGCGATGACCGCGATGGTCGATTCGCTCGACAAGGACGGGATGCGCACGGCAGCGAGCTCGCTCAAGGATTTCTACGAGTCGGTGCAAATCCGCATGCGCAACGTCAAGACCGCGGTCGAGCGACAGACCGTCATCAAGGACCTCTTCGAGAAGTTCTTCAAGGCGGCTTTCCCGAAGCTTCAGGAAAAGCTCGGCATTGTCTATACGCCGGTCGAGGTGGTTGACTTCATCAACCGCTCGGTGGCGGACCTCATGAAGCAGGAGTTCGGCACGAACCTCTACGACGACGGGGTGCACATCCTCGACCCGTTCTCGGGAACGGGGACCTTCCTCGCCCGCCTCATGCAGAGCGGCCTCATCCCGCAGGACAAGCTCCCGAAGAAGTTCGCGACCGAGCTGCACGGGAACGAAATCGTCCCGCTCGCCTACTACGTCGCCTCGATGAACCTCGAGGGGGTCTTCCATGAGCTCTGCCCGAACCAGCCCTACGCGCCCAACAACGTCATGCTCTGGACGGACACCTTTGCCGACCACGGCAACCCCGATGTCTTCAAGACGGCGCTTGGGGAAAACAACGAGCGGCTCGAAAGTCTCGAGAAGACGGATGTGCGGGTCATCCTGGGGAATCCGCCGTATTCTGCGGGTCAGAAATCACAAAATGACAATAATCAAAATGAGCACTATGAGAGTCTGGATGCTCGCATCGATGAAACTTACTCGGCCCGTACGGATGTGACGCTGAAGAAGCTGAAGGATTCATATATCCGGGCGTATCGTTGGGCATCGGATCGAATCGGTGATAAGGGGATTATCGGGTTTGTGGCAAATGCAAGTTGGTTGACGAGTAGTAGCGCTAACGGCATGAGGAAGTGCATTTCCGAAGAGTTTAATTCCATTTATGTATACAACTTAAAGGGAAATCAGAGAACATCAAAGGAACAGTCTCGTAAGGAGGGTGGTAAGATTTTTGGTGAGGGTAGTCGTTCTGCCATCGCTATTGTTTTATTGATCAAGAACCCTGACCATAATGGAAAAGAGGGGATTTTCTATTATGAGGTTGATGATTATCTAAGTAAGGCTGAAAAGCTTGAAGGACTGTCTCGAACCGGTTCGATGCTTAATGTGCCTGTAAGGATTATTATTCCGGATGAATATGGCGATTGGTTTGAACATCGAGAGGGAACGTTTTCAAAATACTATCCGATTTTTGACTCAAAATCGGACGTTCCTGCAATCTTTGATGAGAAAATCGTCGGTGTAAGTACAAATCGCGACAAATGGGTTTGGGGATCGTCTACGACGCAAATCGCGAAGAATATTGATAGAATTAAAGAATCTTACACTCGCGCATTGGGTGTGATGAAAACGTCGAGGACTCCCAGTAATAAGGAGAAAATTACCGAGGCCAGAGCTGCCGTGCAGGGTGATATTGCATGGAGTTGTGGATTATTGAGGCGGTTGGAAAGGTTTGAAGCTGTTTCTGGATTTGATCTCGGCAAGATGAGGTTGGCCGCATATAGACCATTTGTTGTTCAAAATCTCTACTATGATCGAGAATCCTTTGTTGAGAGGCCTGGACGGTGGAGCCAGGTTTTTCGGGATGATTTTACGAAGAATCTAATAATTTGTTTTAATCAAAACTGGACAGGTGAAGGGCAAATTGTCGTGATGACAAATCGTATTGCAGATTTGCATTTCAATGGCGATACGCAGTGTTTTCCTAGGTGGATTCCCAGGGTGACAGATTTTGCTCAGGGGAGCCTTTGCCTGGGATATGAGGACGATGATCGGGAGAGCGGCTTTTCGAAAGATGCACTGCCGCATTTCCAGAGGGCCTATCCCGGTCACACGATCACCGAAGACGATCTCTTCTACTACATCTACGGGATTCTGCATTCGGAAGAATATCGAACGCGCTACGCGAACAACCTCATAAAAGAGCTGCCCCGCATCCCGCGGGTGGCGACCTACGAGCAGTTCCGAGCGTTCGCGGATGCGGGGCGAAAGTTGGCGGATCTTCACGTCAACTACGAACACGTCGCTCCTTATGCGGGCGTGAAGCTCGTGAAGAAGGAGGGGAATGCCGACTACCGCGTGGAACAGATGAAGTGGGGGAAGATCCCCGGGAAGAAAGGGAACGCCGCGAAGGACAAGACCCGACTCGTCTACAACGACTGGCTCACCATCGAGAACATCCCGCCGGAGGCCCAGGAGTATGTTGTCAACACGAAGTCGGCTCTCGACTGGGTTGTGGAACGTGCATGCGTTTCGGTTGATAAGGACTCGGGAATCGTCAACGATTTCAACGACTACGCGGCCGAAATCGGGGACCCGCGCTACCCGTTGGATCTTTTCCTGAAAGTGATCACGGTGAGCCTCGAAACCGTGAAGATTGTGAAGGGACTGCCCGCGCTTGAGATCCACCCGTTGGATGCCTAA
- a CDS encoding FAD-dependent oxidoreductase codes for MKKFTRTLLAATLVAAFGSSVALAAASGTYTGEAQGRNGAVKVAVTLTDGKITAVKVVSHKESTGIADPALERIPAAVTAEQSAAVDAVGGATLTSEAIKQAVLAALVSAGVDTKPYLKKVDDKSAASLPVKDVTSDILVIGAGNSGITAAVKAAESGAKVILIEKRPAAGGVSALNHGGLAATGTRYQREEMKETNDSPELLYKDMLRVGKNANDPVLAKMVSEHTGEVGDWLIDDLKVAYGAAWVQFPDHSAHRQISAKGNSVGWQKTMLDIFAKHGGVLMTDMRATEFITDKDGNVTGVKATGLKGQNYRFDAKSFVLASGGYGAVKSMLPERMQDVLFYGIPTETGDGFKMGTAIGADTINLEYVKTYPNGVEVQPGRSMDTTGSSTFAVRGSAIFVNTDGKRCVNENKSLGELTEATLAQKNHIMYLVMDQKAWEAYVKKAVDDHTVPDASTFEAWKSLRNNGRPVICTGELDVCAKEMGIDPEGLVQTVKDWNAAVKAGEDKAFGRTTLVEIGEGPYHIVEQKARYQTTLGGLRANADMQILRKDGKPVGNLYGAGCVVGGANGADSMTTLMNTWAIVSGYVAGESAVKNSK; via the coding sequence ATGAAGAAATTCACCCGCACCCTGCTTGCCGCCACGCTCGTTGCCGCCTTCGGCAGTTCCGTGGCATTGGCCGCCGCCAGCGGCACCTATACGGGCGAAGCCCAGGGTCGCAACGGCGCCGTGAAGGTGGCGGTCACGCTTACGGACGGCAAAATCACGGCGGTGAAGGTGGTGTCCCACAAAGAATCGACCGGCATTGCCGATCCCGCCCTCGAACGTATTCCCGCAGCGGTCACCGCCGAACAGTCCGCGGCCGTCGATGCGGTGGGCGGCGCAACGCTCACGTCCGAGGCGATCAAGCAGGCCGTGCTCGCCGCGCTCGTCTCGGCGGGCGTCGACACGAAGCCCTACTTGAAGAAGGTCGACGACAAGAGCGCGGCCTCGCTTCCCGTCAAGGACGTCACGTCCGACATTCTTGTGATCGGTGCGGGCAACAGCGGCATCACCGCCGCCGTCAAAGCGGCCGAATCGGGTGCGAAAGTGATCCTCATCGAAAAGCGTCCCGCCGCGGGCGGCGTCTCCGCCCTCAATCACGGCGGGCTCGCCGCGACGGGCACCCGCTACCAGCGCGAAGAGATGAAGGAAACGAACGACTCGCCCGAACTCCTCTACAAGGACATGCTGCGCGTCGGCAAGAACGCCAACGACCCGGTCCTTGCCAAGATGGTGAGCGAACACACGGGCGAAGTCGGCGACTGGCTCATCGACGATCTGAAGGTCGCCTACGGCGCGGCCTGGGTTCAGTTCCCCGACCACAGCGCGCACCGCCAGATTTCCGCGAAGGGTAACTCCGTCGGCTGGCAAAAGACCATGCTCGACATCTTCGCCAAGCACGGCGGCGTTCTGATGACGGACATGCGCGCGACCGAATTCATCACCGACAAGGACGGCAACGTCACGGGCGTCAAGGCGACGGGCCTCAAGGGCCAGAACTACCGGTTCGACGCCAAGTCCTTCGTGCTCGCCTCGGGCGGCTACGGCGCCGTGAAGTCGATGCTCCCCGAACGCATGCAGGACGTGCTCTTTTACGGGATCCCGACCGAAACGGGCGACGGCTTCAAGATGGGGACGGCGATCGGCGCCGACACGATCAACCTTGAGTACGTCAAGACCTACCCGAACGGCGTCGAAGTCCAGCCCGGCCGCTCCATGGACACGACGGGCTCCTCGACCTTCGCCGTGCGCGGCAGCGCCATTTTCGTCAACACGGACGGCAAGCGCTGCGTGAACGAAAACAAGTCGCTCGGCGAACTGACCGAAGCGACCCTCGCGCAGAAGAATCACATCATGTACCTGGTGATGGACCAGAAGGCCTGGGAAGCCTACGTCAAGAAGGCGGTCGACGACCATACCGTGCCCGACGCCTCGACGTTCGAAGCCTGGAAGTCGCTTCGCAACAACGGCCGCCCCGTGATCTGCACGGGCGAACTCGACGTGTGCGCCAAGGAAATGGGGATCGACCCGGAAGGGCTCGTGCAGACCGTGAAGGACTGGAACGCCGCCGTCAAGGCGGGCGAAGACAAGGCCTTCGGCCGCACGACGCTCGTTGAAATCGGCGAAGGTCCCTACCACATCGTCGAACAGAAGGCCCGCTACCAGACGACGCTCGGCGGCCTGCGCGCCAACGCCGACATGCAGATTCTCCGTAAGGACGGCAAGCCCGTCGGCAACCTCTACGGTGCGGGCTGCGTGGTGGGCGGCGCGAACGGCGCCGACTCGATGACGACCCTCATGAACACGTGGGCGATCGTCTCGGGCTACGTGGCGGGCGAAAGCGCCGTCAAGAACTCGAAGTAA
- a CDS encoding FAD-dependent oxidoreductase has protein sequence MRSIVLPDLERRRLLGGAAAVSLLAASGCRPSSSSRSADEAGIFDESRPAPNLPTERAADIVIVGAGGAGLAAAARAAEIGASVIVLEKMPSIGGNTLLASGYYAAVEPERQGAAGISDGVEDFYGLLYANAGPKADSARLMRLALEAGPVMRWLEGLGVTFGREVYEISGSLFPRNYRPVMPNGEGYVRQLSARALQLGVRLETECRALALGSRMTAQGVARVENVLARRADGSLARFTGKLGILIASGGFSASGAMLERFAPRYAHLGHDNAPGATGEMLLAARDAGARLRDMDVVQCQPGCPPGGKRRVRFHNDVERFILLDADGRRFVAEDGRRDAIRDRVTALPGGLARILIDDDGFRSYNRSIQQEAVLAVESGDAVSADSLEDLARQAGLSGAVLCETVERYNRGIREGRDEFGKNVRNAHPIARPPFWMSTVAMTVHATSGGIDVDAVGRVLDDEGVVIPGLWAAGEAVGGLHGENQLGGCGLADAFVFGHAAAESILGVSTYTAV, from the coding sequence GTGCGTTCGATTGTTCTACCCGACCTCGAACGCCGCCGACTGCTCGGTGGTGCGGCGGCCGTTTCCCTCCTCGCCGCGTCCGGCTGCCGACCGTCTTCCTCCTCCCGAAGCGCCGACGAGGCGGGCATTTTCGACGAAAGTCGCCCCGCGCCGAACCTGCCGACGGAACGCGCGGCCGACATCGTGATCGTGGGAGCGGGCGGTGCGGGACTCGCCGCCGCGGCCCGAGCGGCCGAAATCGGAGCGAGCGTCATCGTCCTCGAAAAGATGCCTTCGATCGGCGGCAACACGCTCCTTGCGAGCGGCTACTACGCCGCCGTCGAGCCCGAGCGTCAGGGGGCAGCGGGCATTTCGGACGGCGTCGAAGATTTCTACGGGCTTCTCTACGCCAATGCGGGCCCGAAAGCCGACTCCGCCCGCTTGATGCGCCTCGCGCTTGAGGCGGGCCCCGTGATGCGCTGGCTCGAAGGGCTCGGCGTCACGTTCGGGCGCGAGGTCTACGAAATCTCGGGGTCGCTCTTTCCCCGAAACTACCGCCCCGTGATGCCGAACGGAGAAGGCTACGTGCGGCAACTCTCCGCCCGAGCCCTGCAACTCGGCGTTCGCCTCGAAACCGAGTGCCGTGCGCTCGCCCTCGGATCCCGCATGACCGCTCAGGGCGTGGCACGCGTTGAGAACGTGCTCGCACGGCGGGCCGACGGCAGTCTTGCGCGTTTCACGGGAAAGCTCGGCATTCTGATTGCGTCGGGAGGCTTTTCGGCTTCCGGCGCCATGCTCGAGCGCTTCGCTCCCCGATACGCGCACCTCGGGCACGACAACGCGCCCGGAGCCACGGGCGAAATGCTTCTCGCCGCCCGGGACGCGGGCGCGCGGCTTCGCGACATGGACGTCGTTCAGTGCCAGCCGGGGTGCCCGCCCGGAGGAAAACGCCGCGTTCGCTTTCACAACGACGTCGAGCGCTTCATTCTTCTTGACGCCGACGGCCGACGGTTCGTCGCCGAAGACGGACGACGCGATGCGATTCGCGACCGCGTGACGGCGCTGCCCGGAGGGCTGGCCCGCATTCTCATCGACGACGACGGCTTCCGAAGCTACAACCGCTCGATTCAGCAGGAGGCGGTGCTTGCGGTCGAATCGGGCGACGCGGTGAGCGCCGACTCGCTCGAGGACCTCGCGCGCCAGGCGGGACTTTCGGGCGCCGTGCTTTGCGAGACGGTCGAGCGCTACAACCGGGGCATTCGCGAGGGTCGGGACGAATTCGGGAAAAACGTTCGCAACGCGCATCCCATCGCCCGTCCGCCCTTTTGGATGAGCACCGTGGCGATGACCGTGCACGCCACGTCGGGCGGCATCGACGTCGACGCCGTCGGACGCGTGCTCGATGACGAAGGAGTCGTCATTCCGGGGCTCTGGGCCGCGGGCGAAGCCGTCGGGGGGCTGCACGGCGAAAACCAATTGGGCGGGTGCGGTCTTGCCGACGCCTTCGTATTCGGGCACGCCGCAGCGGAATCGATCCTTGGAGTCTCGACTTATACAGCCGTATAA
- a CDS encoding response regulator transcription factor, with product MLTTPLVRLVDDDDALRNALLFSLSMADLRAVGYESAEEFLRRDDPAVPGCVVMDIRMAGMAGLECHARMPSLGFDQPVVFLSGHGDIEMALLAVKNGAADFFTKPVDPEKLARAARELFAWNLDARRRSRERALARERVDALTPRELDVALEAVKGDPNKVIAARLGVSEQAVKIHRSAVYAKLEVRSAVEIKAVLDAAGIPDAHAERGLLSGIEARLLSE from the coding sequence ATGTTGACCACACCGCTTGTTCGCCTCGTCGACGATGACGACGCTCTGCGCAACGCGCTGCTTTTTTCTTTGAGCATGGCCGACCTTCGCGCCGTCGGCTACGAAAGCGCGGAAGAGTTTTTGCGCCGCGACGACCCGGCCGTTCCCGGCTGCGTCGTGATGGACATCCGCATGGCGGGCATGGCGGGCCTCGAATGCCACGCTCGCATGCCCTCGCTCGGGTTCGACCAACCCGTCGTCTTTCTCTCGGGACACGGCGACATCGAGATGGCGCTTTTGGCCGTCAAAAACGGTGCCGCGGACTTTTTCACGAAGCCCGTCGATCCCGAAAAGCTCGCACGCGCCGCGCGGGAGCTTTTCGCCTGGAATCTCGACGCGCGACGCCGTTCCCGAGAACGCGCGCTCGCACGCGAACGCGTCGACGCACTTACGCCCCGGGAGCTCGACGTCGCGCTCGAGGCCGTCAAAGGCGACCCCAACAAAGTCATCGCCGCCCGACTCGGGGTATCGGAACAGGCCGTCAAAATCCACCGCTCCGCGGTGTACGCGAAACTTGAGGTCCGATCGGCCGTCGAAATCAAAGCCGTGCTCGACGCGGCGGGAATTCCCGACGCGCATGCGGAGCGCGGGCTCCTGAGCGGCATCGAAGCCCGACTGCTTTCGGAGTAA